One window of Oncorhynchus tshawytscha isolate Ot180627B unplaced genomic scaffold, Otsh_v2.0 Un_contig_6607_pilon_pilon, whole genome shotgun sequence genomic DNA carries:
- the LOC121845419 gene encoding tripartite motif-containing protein 16-like, whose amino-acid sequence MKTVSVAENSIGKLQSNTASIESSVAGVRAVMEQQFYLLQGAVEEARRRATEVLEGEQRQALSQAEGIQAHLEQKSQELKKTLARVERLFRNKRDVDFLQEYSEWKTGAVDVCLPGLYVGLTDRLASFSCLLTESTQELCDQLKATYRDKLKDICRTEKLGITTMVHPKMSKSFSLPEPEMRDDFLTYASSLTFDPDTVHKFLRLTEDDRKVTNTTPWQHSYPDTPERFEYWRQVMTSESLYLGRHYFEAELSGEGMHVGLTYKSIDRKGVERGSCITGNDFSWSLGREGRSFSTWHADMEAVVEATSVFTRIGVYIDFDSGSLAFYGVTDIAMTLLYRYKAEFMEPLYPTVWLSKKDSVVLLVGPKDPH is encoded by the exons ATGAAGACCGTCTCAGTGGCAGAGAATTCCATTGGCAAGCTACAGAGCAACACTGCATCCATAGAG AGCTCGGTGGCAGGGGTACGTGCTGTGATGGAGCAGCAGTTCTATCTGCTGCAAGGGGCCGTAGAAGAGGCCAGGAGGAGGGCCACGGAGGTTCTGGAGGGGGAGCAGAGGCAGGCGCTCAGCCAGGCCGAGGGCATCCAGGCCCACCTGGAGCAGAAGAGCCAAGAGCTGAAGAAGACCCTGGCCAGAGTGGAGAGACTCTTCAGGAACAAGAGGGACGTAGACTTCCTGCAG GAATACTCTGAGTGGAAGACGGGGGCTGtggatgtctgtctgcctgggctCTACGTCGGCCTCACAGATCGCCTGGCCTCCTTCAGCTGCCTGCTCACTGAGTCCACCCAGGAACTGTGTGACCAGCTCAAGGCTACCTACAGGGACAAACTGAAGGACATCTGCAGGACTG AGAAACTGGGCATTACAACCATGGTCCATCCCAAGATGTCAAAGTCTTTTTCACTGCCTGAGCCTGAGATGCGAGACGACTTCCTCACGT ATGCCAGCAGTCTGACCTTTGACCCAGACACTGTCCACAAGTTCCTGAGACTAACCGAAGACGACAGGAAGGTGACCAACACCACGCCCTGGCAGCACAGCTACCCAGACACGCCCGAACGCTTCGAGTACTGGCGCCAGGTGATGACCTCAGAGAGCCTCTACCTGGGCCGACACTACTTTGAGGCAGAGCTGAGTGGGGAGGGCATGCACGTGGGACTCACCTACAAGAGCATCGACCGGAAAGGCGTGGAGAGAGGCAGCTGCATCACAGGAAATGACTTCTCGTGGAGCCTCGGAAGGGAGGGGCGGAGCTTTTCCACTTGGCATGCTGATATGGAGGCGGTCGTGGAAGCCACAAGTGTGTTCACGAGAATCGGCGTCTACATCGACTTTGACTCAGGCTCATTAGCTTTCTATGGTGTGACTGACATCGCTATGACACTCCTCTACAGGTACAAGGCTGAGTTCATGGAGCCCTTGTATCCTACTGTCTGGCTCTCAAAGAAGGACAGTGTGGTTTTATTGGTTGGTCCTAAGGACCCCCACTAA
- the LOC112239690 gene encoding LOW QUALITY PROTEIN: protein amnionless (The sequence of the model RefSeq protein was modified relative to this genomic sequence to represent the inferred CDS: inserted 3 bases in 2 codons): MPTSHCQRQRSPRTSSTSVRSIQDAKNTSRVSSPRSLSVRAADALYKQWIPDTNYENKTNWDKGSVPCGNDIVQFSAQRKVSVYVETVHSVQEIQLPVDGEFILPSGXGFTVSNGGDPGCGAGVTAQFKDAESLQWFDPALWQAAESLDDLEKGRFLFSVHEESVPCQYDNVLFALAPXVRVDTTSNQPSVPVQSVSVLGKKFSSSSEFTHYLGSHSGRLQFHGTSSPSVGASGCSDASGCDCGNSANHNRICGTVTCAPMSCKKPLYPIGHCCDVCSAIVTIQYSSGFILESYRNRLQHLFLGLPSYQSIQLGMSKVLKSQYFLGVIPRAAAAEIQIVLLDGESGAVAEALARDILKDVQAQGSNLGITGAEFQASSGATSGDGAGDNAGVVVGAVFGILIVVIGLPLLAVLFRRGVIKMPTMPTISIPSLSSLRRSQEEIGEFTDHGFENPIFDKPTMMPEVPGIYGTEAANSISLTPSGVHFVNPAYDENETSIDFSA; this comes from the exons ATGCCGACA TCACACTGCCAGAGACAAAGGTCACCCCGTACTTCATCCACTTCTGTCAGAAGCATTCAGGATGCCAAAAACACCAGCCGTGTTTCTTCTcctcggtctctgtctgttcggGCAGCTGACGCCCTGTACAAGCAGTGGATACCCGACACTAACTATGAAAACAAGACCAACTGGGACAAAGGGTCCGTGCCCTGCGGTAACGACATAGTGCAGTTCTCGGCTCAGAGGAAAGTGTCTGTGTATGTGGAGACGGTCCACTCTGTCCAGGAGATCCAGCTACCGGTGGACGGAGAGTTCATCCTTCCCTCGG GCGGCTTCACGGTCAGTAATGGAGGGGACCCCGGTTGCGGGGCCGGCGTCACTGCCCAGTTCAAAGATGCAGAGTCTCTGCAGTGGTTCGACCCGGCGCTGTGGCAGGCGGCAGAGTCTTTAGACGACCTGGAGAAAGGTCGCTTCCTGTTCTCGGTACACGAGGAGAGCGTACCCTGCCAGTATGACAACGTGTTGTTCGCGCTGGCTCC CGTTCGCGTGGACACTACCTCCAACCAGCCCAGCGTCCCTGTCCAGAGTGTGTCCGTTCTGGGGAAGAAGTTCAGCAGCAGCTCGGAGTTCACCCATTATCTGGGGTCACACTCTGGCCGGCTGCAGTTCCACGGAACCTCATCCCCCAGCGTCGGGGCTTCTGGCTGCAGTGATGCCTCTGGCTGTGACTGTGGGAACTCTGCGAATCACAACAGGATCTGCGGCACTGTGACATGCGCTCCTATGAGCTGTAAGAAGCCACTGTACCCCATAGGACACTGCTGTGACGTGTGCAGCGCCATCGTCACCATCCAGTATTCCTCAGGCTTCATCCTTGAGTCTTATCGGAATCGACTGCAGCACCTCTTCCTTGGTCTGCCCTCGTACCAGTCCATTCAGCTAGGCATGTCCAAGGTGCTCAAATCTCAGTATTTCCTCGGGGTGATCCCACGTGCGGCTGCAGCTGAGATCCAGATCGTGCTCCTGGATGGGGAGTCTGGTGCGGTGGCAGAGGCCCTGGCTCGGGACATATTGAAGGACGTCCAAGCCCAAGGCTCAAACCTGGGCATAACCGGGGCTGAGTTCCAGGCCTCTTCTGGGGCCACCAGTGGTGACGGGGCAGGGGACAACGCAGGAGTTGTGGTGGGAGCCGTGTTCGGCATCCTGATAGTAGTCATTGGTCTCCCCCTCCTGGCTGTCCTCTTCCGCAGAGGCGTCATAAAAATGCCAACCATGCCCACCATCTCCATCCCTTCTCTGAGCAGCTTAAGGAGAAGCCAGGAGGAGATAGGGGAGTTCACGGACCACGGCTTTGAAAACCCCATCTTCGACAAGCCCACCATGATGCCCGAAGTACCAGGTATCTATGGGACTGAAGCCGCCAACTCTATCTCCCTGACGCCGTCAGGTGTGCATTTTGTTAATCCTGCGTATGATGAGAACGAGACCTCAATCGATTTCTCTGCCTGA
- the LOC121845418 gene encoding Golgi apparatus membrane protein TVP23 homolog B-like: protein MVTIILLLSCDFWTVKVDGGPQVWWNQVDEDGQSHWVFESRPATSRKVPTNSESQIFWLGLVVCPVLWVIFVFSTLFSFKFKWLAVVIMGVALQWANLYGYVRCKVGGKTNLRSMATNYLGSQFFKQAMAKQGP from the exons ATGGTCaccatcatcctcctcctttcATGTGACTTCTGGACAGTCAAG GTTGATGGTGGGCCTCAGGTGTGGTGGAACCAGGTGGATGAGGATGGACAGAGCCACTGGGTGTTTGAGTCCAGACCA GCAACCAGTAGAAAAGTTCCAACCAACTCTGAATCACAGATCTTCTGGCTGGGTCTGGTTGTGTGTCCAGTCCTCTGGGTCATCTTTGTGTTCAGTACTCTCTTCTCCTTCAAGTTTAAGTGGCTG GCAGTGGTGATCATGGGTGTGGCATTGCAGTGGGCCAACCTGTATGGATATGTGCGATGCAAAGTAGGCGGGAAGACCAACTTGAGGAGCATGGCAACCAACTACCTTGGCAGCCAGTTCTTCAAACAG gCAATGGCCAAACAGGGACCTTAG